The region ATAATCTTGACGCCGTTGCGAACGATAGTAACAGTGCGCCCGACCAGCGTGATGTCGAACGACTCCCATTTACCCGGCGTGCGCGGCAACTGCGAACTAGGCCCAATGCGCCCGTAGATGGCCCCCATCGAGCGCTCGGCCGGCTCGCTGCCGGCTGGCACATATTCCAGTTGCGTCTCATATCGCCCGCGGAGATAGAAACCACTGTTGGCATCGTCGGGACAGTTTACTTCGAAGTGCACCTTGAAATCGTCAAATTTCCGGACAGATTCGAGATTCGCGCCGTGCGCCTCGTTCACGAGCAGCCCGTCCTTCACCACCCAATGACTCTTCGCCGGATCGCCGATCGGCTTCCAGCCGTCGAGGTTCTTCCCATTAAAGAGCGGCTCCGGTTTCGACCATGCTTTTGGGGCGCTGCGTTTCAACTCGGGCGCCCGCACGCCTGTCAACTGCATCGTTTGGCTTCCGCGTTTCTGAACGCCGGTCAACTTTTCGCCCGATGCCTTCAATTCCCAGGTAGTGGCGGGGTGGTTCGCAGAGGCCGGGGCGGCCGTGAAAGTCAGAGCCGAGCCGTCCACATGAGCGTCTTTCACTTGAATAACATGGCCTCCGGTGGGCTGGAACCAGACTTCCAGCTTTCCGCCGTTTTCTGTTACTCCGAGCCAATTCGCGCCGACCCCCGCCGCCGGATGAACGTCAAAGTCCCAGCGTCCAACGAAGGCACTGCCTCCCTTTTGGGAAAAGGCCGGGGTCAGGAGCGCGCATGCAAGAATCAAACTTGCCGAGAGATGTCGCATGCTGGCAGTTTAGTATGAAGCATCCGAAAAAGCTTGGGGAAATGACATGATCAAGGCAATTCTTTGTGTGGCCGGCGGCCTGACCTTAACCGCCGCCCTGACCGCACGGGGCGCTGCTGAACAAGCGCCCGGCGACGGACCGCAATTCACTGCCGATGGGCAGATGCGGTTTCCAAAGGAGTATCGGGAATGGATATTCTTGAGTTCGGGACTGGGGATGACCTATGGGCCGGCTGCGGCTGAAACACGCGATGAGCCCCGATTCGACAACGTCTTCGTGAACCGGTCGGCATATAAATCGTTTCTCGCATCAGGTCGCTGGCCGGACAAAACTGTCTTCATCCTGGAAATCCGGAAGTCACAATCCGAGGGATCGATCAATAAAGGAGGCCATTTCCAGACGAGCGCCGCCGCGATCGAAGTGCACGTAAAAGACCAAAAGCGTTTCAAAGGTGACTGGGCCTTTTTTGGATTCGGCGAAGGCAAGGAAACCGCGAAGCAGATTCCCGCGTCCGCCTCGTGCTATTCGTGCCACCGCGATCACGGCGCGGTCGATACCACGTTTGTCCAGTTC is a window of Terriglobia bacterium DNA encoding:
- a CDS encoding DUF1080 domain-containing protein; its protein translation is MRHLSASLILACALLTPAFSQKGGSAFVGRWDFDVHPAAGVGANWLGVTENGGKLEVWFQPTGGHVIQVKDAHVDGSALTFTAAPASANHPATTWELKASGEKLTGVQKRGSQTMQLTGVRAPELKRSAPKAWSKPEPLFNGKNLDGWKPIGDPAKSHWVVKDGLLVNEAHGANLESVRKFDDFKVHFEVNCPDDANSGFYLRGRYETQLEYVPAGSEPAERSMGAIYGRIGPSSQLPRTPGKWESFDITLVGRTVTIVRNGVKI
- a CDS encoding cytochrome P460 family protein, which gives rise to MIKAILCVAGGLTLTAALTARGAAEQAPGDGPQFTADGQMRFPKEYREWIFLSSGLGMTYGPAAAETRDEPRFDNVFVNRSAYKSFLASGRWPDKTVFILEIRKSQSEGSINKGGHFQTSAAAIEVHVKDQKRFKGDWAFFGFGEGKETAKQIPASASCYSCHRDHGAVDTTFVQFYPTLLDAAKANHTLR